One Meles meles chromosome 13, mMelMel3.1 paternal haplotype, whole genome shotgun sequence DNA segment encodes these proteins:
- the SFXN3 gene encoding sideroflexin-3, which produces MGELPLDINIQEPRWDQSTFLGRARHFFTVTDPRNLLLSGAQLEASRNIVQNYRAGVVTPGLTEDQLWRAKYVYDSAFHPDTGEKVVLIGRMSAQVPMNMTITGCMLTFYRKTPTVVFWQWVNQSFNAVVNYSNRSGDAPITVRQLGTAYVSATTGAVATALGLKSLTKHLPPLVGRFVPFAAVAAANCINIPLMRQRELQVGIPVTDEENQRLGHSVAAAKQGIFQVVISRICMAIPAMAIPPVIMDTLEKKDFLKRRPWLGAPLQVGLVGFCLVFATPLCCALFPQRSSLPVSRLEPELRARIREQTPDIEVVYYNKGL; this is translated from the exons ATGGGTGAGTTGCCCTTGGATATCAATATCCAGGAACCTCGCTGGGACCAAAGCACTTTCCTGGGCAGAGCCCGGCACTTCTTCACTGTCACCGACCCCCGAAATCTCCTGCTGTCTGGAGCACAGCTGGAAGCTTCCCGGAACATCGTGCAAAACTACAG GGCTGGTGTGGTGACACCTGGGCTCACCGAGGACCAGCTGTGGAGGGCCAAGTATGTGTATGACTCTGCCTTCCATCCGGACACCGGGGAGAAGGTGGTCTTGATTGGCCGTATGTCGGCGCAGGTGCCCATGAACATGACCATCACTGGCTGCATGCTCACCTTCTACAG GAAGACCCCGACGGTCGTGTTCTGGCAGTGGGTGAATCAGTCCTTCAATGCTGTTGTTAACTACTCCAACCGCAGTGGCGATGCTCCCATCACTGTGAG GCAGCTGGGGACAGCTTACGTGAGTGCCACCACGGGCGCCGTGGCCACAGCCCTGGGGCTCAAATCTCTCACCAAG caccTGCCCCCCTTGGTTGGCAGATTTGTGCCCTTCGCAGCGGTGGCGGCTGCCAACTGCATCAACATCCCCCTGATGAGGCAGAG GGAACTGCAAGTGGGCATCCCAGTGACTGATGAGGAAAATCAGAGACTTGGCCACTCGGTGGCTGCGGCCAAGCAAGGAATCTTCCAGGTGGTGATATCGAGAATCTGCATGGCCATTCCTGCCATGG CCATTCCCCCCGTGATCATGGACACTCTGGAGAAGAAAGACTTCCTAAAG CGTCGCCCCTGGCTGGGGGCgcccctgcaggtgggactggtgGGCTTCTG CCTGGTATTTGCCACCCCCTTGTGCTGTGCCCTGTTCCCTCAGAGAAG CTCCTTACCTGTGAGCAGGCTGGAGCCAGAGCTGAGAGCTCGGATCCGTGAGCAAACCCCTGACATCGAAGTGGTTTACTACAACAAGGGGCTTTGA